In the Buchnera aphidicola (Thelaxes suberi) genome, one interval contains:
- the leuB gene encoding 3-isopropylmalate dehydrogenase produces MKKLYKIAVLPGDGIGPEIIQEAYKIIEVLKKNFSFNVQTCEYDVGGVSIDKHGIALTQETIEGCENADAILFGSVGGNKWDHLPEIEKPEKAGLLKLRKHFDLFANIRPCKLSQHLLNISPLKNNIIKKGIDLICIRELTGGIYFGESNKVTNIDNPYAFDTEIYFQSEIKRIAKLAFKIAQSRKKKIVSIDKANVLKSSILWRNIVNEIAYEFPDVKLEHMYIDSATMELIKNPSSFDVILCSNLFGDIISDECAAIIGSIGLLPSASLNEKGFGLYEPAGGSAPNIAGKNIANPIAQILSLSMLLKYSLHLPFLSSCIDEAVHEALMKKYMTIDISKNPQNFLKTNQIGDKISDLLAKKA; encoded by the coding sequence ATAAAAAAATTATATAAGATTGCAGTACTACCAGGAGATGGAATAGGTCCTGAAATTATTCAAGAAGCATATAAAATCATCGAAGTATTAAAAAAAAATTTTTCATTTAATGTTCAAACGTGTGAATATGATGTAGGTGGTGTATCAATAGATAAACATGGTATAGCTTTAACACAAGAGACTATAGAAGGATGCGAAAATGCTGATGCAATTTTATTCGGATCTGTAGGAGGTAACAAATGGGATCATTTACCCGAAATAGAAAAACCAGAAAAAGCAGGATTATTAAAATTAAGAAAACATTTTGATCTCTTTGCAAATATTAGACCATGCAAACTATCTCAACATTTATTAAATATTTCTCCTTTAAAAAATAACATAATAAAAAAAGGTATTGATTTAATATGTATTCGAGAATTAACAGGAGGTATATATTTTGGAGAATCAAATAAAGTTACCAATATTGATAATCCATATGCTTTTGATACTGAAATTTACTTTCAATCAGAAATTAAACGTATTGCAAAATTAGCATTTAAAATAGCTCAATCAAGAAAAAAAAAAATTGTTTCTATAGATAAAGCAAATGTTTTAAAAAGCTCCATATTATGGAGAAACATAGTCAATGAAATTGCATATGAATTTCCTGATGTAAAGTTAGAACATATGTATATAGATAGTGCAACAATGGAATTAATCAAAAATCCAAGCTCATTCGATGTAATTTTATGTTCCAATTTATTTGGAGACATAATTTCCGATGAATGTGCAGCTATTATTGGTTCAATAGGATTATTACCATCAGCTAGTTTAAATGAAAAAGGTTTTGGACTGTATGAACCAGCTGGAGGATCAGCTCCTAATATTGCTGGAAAAAATATTGCAAACCCCATTGCACAAATTTTATCACTTTCAATGTTGTTAAAATATTCTTTACATTTACCCTTTCTTTCTTCATGCATAGATGAAGCTGTTCATGAAGCTCTTATGAAAAAATATATGACTATAGATATTTCAAAAAACCCCCAAAATTTTTTAAA